Proteins encoded within one genomic window of Cucumis sativus cultivar 9930 chromosome 3, Cucumber_9930_V3, whole genome shotgun sequence:
- the LOC101202943 gene encoding DNA-3-methyladenine glycosylase 1, translated as MGEQTQVQVQTQTQSQPQPQSQAQNTFHESSNSTTPIAQATVMLSEVMNAPSQISSPPSKMPLRPRKIRKLSPEESDPNSSHVVAIPDGPKPIATVKSNKSKTAHQRAAFASATVPPARSLSCEGEVEIALRHLRNADPLLAQLIDLHQRPTFDSFQTPFLALTRSILYQQLAYKAGTSIYTRFIALCGGEAGVLPETVLALNPQQLRQIGISGRKSSYLHDLARKYQNGILSDPAIVNMDDKSLFTMLTMVNGIGSWSVHMFMIFSLHRPDVLPINDLNVRKGVQLLYNLEELPRPSQMDQLCEKWRPYRSVGSWYMWRLAEAKGASSSAAAVAAGASLQLQHQDHHQEHQHPQHPQHPQQPQLLDPLNSILNLGACAWGQ; from the exons ATGGGAGAGCAAACGCAAGTGCAAGTTCAGACACAAACCCAAAGCCAACCTCAGCCACAATCGCAGGCTCAGAATACGTTTCATGAATCCTCCAACTCCACAACCCCTATCGCTCAAGCCACTGTAATGCTAAGCGAGGTGATGAATGCGCCATCGCAAATCTCTTCTCCTCCATCGAAAATGCCTTTGCGTCCCCGGAAGATCCGAAAGCTCTCGCCGGAGGAATCAGATCCGAATTCCTCTCATGTTGTTGCCATCCCGGATGGACCGAAACCTATCGCCACCGTTAAATCTAACAAAAGCAAGACGGCCCATCAACGCGCCGCCTTCGCGTCTGCCACAGTTCCGCCTGCACGATCACTTTCCTGCGAGGGCGAGGTGGAAATCGCGCTTCGGCATCTACGGAATGCGGATCCACTCCTTGCACAGTTGATTGACCTTCATCAACGTCCTACCTTCGACAGTTTCCAAACCCCATTCCTTGCCCTAACTCGAAGTATCTTGTATCAGCAGCTGGCTTATAAGGCTGGCACTTCTATCTACACCCGTTTCATCGCCCTTTGTGGTGGTGAGGCTGGTGTTCTTCCTGAAACCGTTCTTGCTTTGAACCCTCAACAACTCAGGCAAATTGGAATTTCGGGTCGTAAGTCTAGTTACCTTCATGACCTTGCAAGGAAATATCAAAATGGGATTCTTTCAGACCCGGCAATTGTAAATATGGATGATAAATCGCTTTTCACGATGCTCACAATGGTCAATGGAATTGGGTCTTGGTCTGTTCATATGTTCATGATTTTCTCGCTGCACAGACCAGATGTGCTTCCTATCAATGATCTTAATGTTCGCAAAGGGGTTCAGCTTCTTTACAATCTTGAAGAGTTGCCTCGACCATCGCAGATGGATCAGTTATGCGAGAAGTGGAGGCCTTATCGATCGGTTGGGTCGTGGTATATGTGGAGGCTTGCTGAGGCAAAGGGGGCTTCTTCAAGCGCTGCAGCAGTGGCTGCTGGTGCCAGTTTACAACTGCAGCATCAAGATCACCATCAGGAACACCAGCATCCACAGCATCCACAGCATCCTCAGCAGCCACAACTTCTTGACCCGCTTAATAGCATTCTCAATCTCGG GGCCTGTGCATGGGGACAGTGA